From Candidatus Fermentibacter sp.:
GGAGAGCGTCTTCTCCTCCTCCCTGCAGTCGAATAGATCAGCTCCGCACCCGGCGCACTTCGCGTCGTACCAGGCGAACGGCTCCCCGCAGGAGGGGCACGACCACCGGACTCGCTGCTCATCGAGCCAGCTCTCGAGGTCGATTTCACTTATACGGGACAGGTTGGCCAGCACGACCGAGTGGTGAGGGGCCTCGTCGTTGCGGAACTTGACCAGCTCCTCGCAGGGGAACGTGTCGCACTCCGAGCAGCGGA
This genomic window contains:
- a CDS encoding DUF3795 domain-containing protein, which codes for MEYRFDAPCGLYCGACPTIPAGRKGSLADLAKSWEMEPEDLVCHGCLSDTTAVFCRDCDFRSCTKAKGIVRCSECDTFPCEELVKFRNDEAPHHSVVLANLSRISEIDLESWLDEQRVRWSCPSCGEPFAWYDAKCAGCGADLFDCREEEKTLS